In the Pseudanabaena sp. PCC 7367 genome, one interval contains:
- the tgt gene encoding tRNA guanosine(34) transglycosylase Tgt, whose amino-acid sequence MLNPAFQFKLQHTCKHTKARAGELDTPHGKVQTPRFMPVGTLANVKTVTPAQLSDCDAQMVLANTYHLHIQPGEDLVAEAGGLHKFMHWSGPILTDSGGFQVFSLSQIRSISDHGVVFQSPRDGKVIELTPEKSIEIQNQLGADVIMAFDECAPYPASYEAVAAASDRTTRWLERCLRAHARSDQALFGIVQGGVFLDLRRKSAQELVAFDLPGYAIGGVSVGEPPELIAKIVAAATPWLPEHKPRYLMGVGTYREMAQSVAAGIDLFDCVIPTRLARHGAALVAGDRWNLKNARFKRDFAPIDEDCPCYTCTNFSRAYLNHLLKSQEILGYTLISIHNITELIRFTKRMRAAILADRFVDQFSEFLSDGSQA is encoded by the coding sequence ATTCTAAACCCAGCATTTCAATTTAAACTCCAACACACCTGCAAACATACCAAAGCCAGAGCAGGAGAGCTAGACACCCCCCACGGCAAGGTGCAAACGCCTCGGTTTATGCCCGTGGGCACGTTGGCTAATGTTAAAACCGTTACCCCAGCCCAGCTCAGCGATTGCGATGCCCAGATGGTGCTGGCGAATACCTATCACCTGCATATTCAACCGGGTGAGGATCTGGTGGCAGAAGCCGGTGGCCTGCATAAATTCATGCATTGGTCGGGGCCAATTCTAACTGATTCCGGTGGCTTTCAGGTGTTTAGCCTCAGTCAAATTCGATCGATTAGCGATCATGGGGTGGTGTTTCAATCGCCCCGTGATGGCAAAGTGATTGAGCTTACGCCCGAAAAGTCGATCGAGATTCAAAATCAACTGGGCGCGGATGTGATTATGGCCTTTGATGAATGTGCCCCCTATCCGGCCAGTTATGAAGCAGTGGCAGCGGCGAGCGATCGTACTACTCGCTGGCTAGAGCGTTGCCTCAGGGCTCATGCTCGCAGTGATCAGGCTTTGTTTGGCATTGTTCAGGGTGGCGTATTTTTAGACCTACGCCGCAAGTCTGCCCAGGAACTAGTCGCGTTTGACTTACCTGGCTATGCGATCGGCGGGGTGAGTGTGGGTGAGCCACCGGAGTTGATCGCAAAAATTGTGGCTGCGGCTACGCCCTGGTTACCGGAACATAAACCCAGGTATTTAATGGGCGTGGGCACCTATCGAGAGATGGCGCAATCGGTTGCGGCGGGGATTGATCTATTTGATTGCGTGATTCCAACCCGCTTGGCCAGACATGGTGCGGCATTGGTGGCGGGCGATCGCTGGAACCTCAAAAATGCCCGCTTCAAGCGTGACTTTGCGCCGATCGATGAAGATTGTCCTTGCTATACCTGCACCAATTTCAGCCGCGCCTATCTTAACCATTTGCTCAAGTCGCAGGAAATCCTGGGCTATACGCTGATTTCGATCCATAACATCACCGAGCTGATTCGGTTTACCAAACGAATGCGGGCAGCAATCCTGGCCGATCGCTTTGTTGATCAGTTCAGTGAATTTTTGAGCGATGGCTCGCAAGCCTAG
- the ruvX gene encoding Holliday junction resolvase RuvX → MQVLALGLDVGKKRIGVAGCDRTGLIAHGLTTIVRKNWQADMSQLQQIVDQRTIDTLVVGLPYNMDGSIGPQAKQVQKFARGAAKHLGLKLEYMDERLTSFTAEQMMQTSGISPRLNKAMVDRKAAALILQQWLEQKRDQAP, encoded by the coding sequence ATGCAAGTTTTAGCCCTGGGTTTGGATGTTGGCAAAAAAAGGATCGGTGTAGCCGGCTGCGATCGCACTGGCCTGATTGCCCACGGCCTCACCACGATTGTGCGCAAAAATTGGCAAGCGGATATGTCCCAACTCCAGCAAATTGTTGATCAACGGACGATCGATACCCTGGTGGTAGGTCTGCCGTACAATATGGATGGCTCAATTGGCCCACAGGCTAAACAAGTACAAAAGTTTGCCCGTGGAGCCGCCAAACATCTGGGCTTGAAGCTGGAGTATATGGATGAACGCCTTACTTCTTTCACCGCCGAGCAAATGATGCAAACTTCAGGAATATCGCCACGCCTTAACAAAGCAATGGTCGATCGCAAAGCCGCTGCCCTTATTTTGCAACAATGGTTGGAGCAAAAGCGCGATCAAGCACCCTAA
- a CDS encoding DUF3727 domain-containing protein gives MNQQINLTDEKGRTLECFLEATLQVDQVDYLLLQPINHSVQIFAWAEDDILEIIDETEEDQVFSTAQAVLAEQDLKLHNTAYTLTVTGALPEVDPEEIVTVDTEEEGDCEEFQELAHFYYEEQEYSVLTAIDPLLFFAKKNENDTWQLLSSEELQEIEPYIEEHLIETNENL, from the coding sequence ATGAACCAACAGATCAACTTGACCGATGAAAAAGGCAGAACCCTAGAATGCTTCCTAGAAGCTACGCTACAGGTGGATCAGGTCGATTATTTACTCCTACAGCCCATCAATCATTCGGTGCAAATTTTTGCCTGGGCTGAAGATGACATCCTCGAAATCATTGATGAAACTGAGGAAGATCAAGTCTTTAGCACTGCACAGGCGGTTTTGGCGGAGCAAGATCTGAAGCTGCATAACACAGCCTACACGCTGACAGTAACTGGGGCGTTGCCAGAAGTAGACCCAGAAGAAATTGTGACTGTGGACACCGAAGAAGAGGGCGATTGCGAGGAGTTTCAAGAGCTAGCCCATTTCTATTATGAAGAGCAGGAATATTCAGTCCTAACGGCGATCGATCCGTTGTTGTTTTTTGCCAAGAAAAATGAAAATGATACCTGGCAACTACTTTCCTCCGAGGAGCTACAGGAAATTGAGCCTTACATCGAAGAGCATTTAATTGAAACCAATGAAAATCTCTAA
- the mltG gene encoding endolytic transglycosylase MltG produces MKISKWLFYGLALPVTLVATAWGSALWWKWASDAPNNSAAQVKITIPDGTPAQVIASELESAGVIRSALALRIWLRYLAIAEGESQPLQSGTYDLAMNAPLPVVVEQLQVGVSTEARFTIPEGWTIALMADYFEEAGLFPAADFIAATNAPNVAELRPWLPDDIPNLEGFLFPDTYQVDRNEVTPAQVIDLMLNRFEEVGLPLYQEAANANNAVTSQLNLREWVTLASIVEREAVLAQERSLIAGVFWQRLRNDIPLQADPTVEYALNIRQTPEQPLTLDQVRTPSPYNTYINSGIPPGAIASPGLASLEATLYPEATEYLYFVARYDGSHIFSRTLEEHEQAVQQIGDRIDQQIQEQRQSETNATPPAN; encoded by the coding sequence ATGAAAATCTCTAAATGGCTATTCTATGGCCTAGCTTTACCAGTGACACTGGTTGCCACAGCCTGGGGGAGTGCGCTGTGGTGGAAGTGGGCTAGTGATGCGCCAAATAATTCTGCAGCCCAAGTAAAAATCACGATCCCGGATGGCACCCCCGCCCAAGTGATCGCCTCGGAACTAGAATCGGCTGGCGTAATTAGATCGGCTCTGGCGCTGCGGATCTGGCTCAGATATTTAGCGATCGCTGAGGGGGAAAGCCAGCCCCTCCAATCTGGCACCTATGATTTGGCCATGAATGCCCCCTTACCCGTGGTGGTAGAGCAATTGCAAGTGGGAGTTTCCACCGAAGCGCGATTTACAATTCCAGAGGGTTGGACGATCGCCCTGATGGCTGACTATTTCGAGGAAGCGGGGTTATTCCCGGCCGCTGATTTTATTGCCGCTACTAACGCTCCGAATGTTGCCGAGCTAAGACCCTGGCTACCGGATGATATTCCCAATCTGGAAGGTTTTTTATTCCCCGATACCTATCAGGTCGATCGCAATGAGGTGACCCCTGCCCAGGTGATTGATCTGATGCTGAACCGATTTGAAGAGGTGGGATTGCCACTCTATCAAGAGGCTGCCAATGCCAATAATGCGGTCACCAGCCAACTTAACCTTAGAGAGTGGGTTACCCTGGCCAGCATCGTTGAACGCGAAGCAGTTCTAGCCCAGGAACGATCGCTAATTGCGGGGGTATTCTGGCAGCGGTTGCGCAATGATATCCCACTCCAGGCCGATCCCACCGTGGAATATGCCCTGAATATTCGCCAAACCCCAGAGCAACCGCTTACCCTTGACCAAGTGCGCACCCCTTCACCCTACAATACCTACATCAATTCTGGTATTCCACCAGGAGCGATCGCCTCACCAGGACTGGCCAGCCTGGAGGCAACCCTGTATCCTGAAGCAACTGAATATTTATATTTTGTGGCTCGTTATGATGGTAGCCATATATTTAGCCGCACCCTCGAAGAACATGAACAAGCGGTACAACAAATTGGCGATCGGATCGATCAACAAATTCAAGAGCAACGTCAGTCAGAAACCAACGCCACGCCGCCAGCTAATTAA
- a CDS encoding YqeG family HAD IIIA-type phosphatase, which translates to MFPWQLLTPNLVLAQPIWSLSHDTLAHHQIKGMILDVDNTIISNDRLEVCPQVVEWIATMKQHHKIWLISNNFSNKRIKYIAESLDLPYRSRAVKPSRRAIRYAIKDMNLEPEQVAMIGDRLFTDTIAGNRLGMFTILVPPISDNKGGDPSWVAKQSHHLRDWEIWLARKWGVNLGKDTSS; encoded by the coding sequence ATGTTCCCCTGGCAACTGCTTACTCCCAATTTAGTTCTCGCTCAACCGATCTGGTCGCTGAGTCATGACACCCTTGCCCACCATCAGATCAAGGGCATGATCCTGGATGTGGACAATACGATTATCAGTAACGATCGCCTGGAGGTCTGCCCCCAGGTGGTGGAATGGATCGCTACGATGAAGCAACACCATAAGATCTGGCTGATCAGCAACAATTTCAGCAATAAACGAATTAAATACATTGCCGAGAGCTTAGACTTGCCCTATCGATCGCGGGCGGTCAAACCTTCGCGGCGGGCGATTCGCTATGCCATCAAAGATATGAACCTGGAACCGGAGCAAGTGGCGATGATTGGCGATCGCTTGTTCACCGATACGATCGCTGGTAATCGACTGGGGATGTTTACGATCCTGGTGCCACCAATTAGCGACAATAAGGGCGGTGACCCTTCCTGGGTGGCGAAGCAATCGCACCATTTGCGGGATTGGGAGATCTGGCTAGCGCGGAAGTGGGGCGTGAATTTGGGTAAGGATACTAGCTCTTAA